The following coding sequences lie in one Epinephelus lanceolatus isolate andai-2023 chromosome 24, ASM4190304v1, whole genome shotgun sequence genomic window:
- the arl6ip6 gene encoding ADP-ribosylation factor-like protein 6-interacting protein 6: MQRNVGFGLSDLSEDQDQAESHPEGAAGRAGPTCTNRTGPKSWSVVVLSVLGSAVAVAAVGCVCALIYPILKELRAERVTGEDGAEHRMLGFWSILVLSLIAGCICCAFSWTLTYLDSYQPGLASGTLLTLAHLRGVSSHRLHIGYGVAVLNGVMGMLTVIWSLT, translated from the exons ATGCAGAGGAATGTGGGGTTCGGTCTCTCGGATCTGTCAGAGGATCAGGATCAAGCAGAGTCTCATCCCGAGGGAGCAGCTGGGAGAGCAGGACCGACCTGCACCAACCGGACCGGCCCCAAATCCTGGTCCGTGGTCGTGCTGTCAGTGCTGGGCTCTGCGGTAGCTGTGGCTGCTGTTGGCTGTGTCTGCGCCCTCATATACCCGATACTCAAAG AGCTGCGGGCAGAGAGAGTGACGGGAGAGGATGGGGCTGAACACAGGATGTTGG gtttcTGGAGTATCCTGGTGCTGTCACTAATAGCAGGGTGTATCTGCTGTGCCTTCTCATGGACTCTCACCTACCTGGACTCATACCAGCCCGGCCTGGCGTCAGGAACACTTCTGACTCTGGCCCACCTCAG aGGTGTATCCAGCCATCGTCTCCACATTGGTTATGGTGTCGCTGTCCTTAATGGCGTCATGGGGATGCTCACTGTCATCTGGAGCCTTACCTGA